Proteins from one Setaria italica strain Yugu1 chromosome V, Setaria_italica_v2.0, whole genome shotgun sequence genomic window:
- the LOC111257378 gene encoding ATP synthase subunit beta, mitochondrial-like, giving the protein MATRRALSSILRSASRLRAASPSPVPRAPLHHRPSPAGFLLNRAASYASSAAAQAAPAPPPPSTGKTTGGGKITDEFTGAGAIGQVCQVIGAVVDVRFDEGLPPILTALEVLDNNIRLVLEVAQHLGENMVRTIAMDGTEGLVRGQRVLNTGSPITVPVGRATLGRIMNVIGEPIDEKGDITTNHFLPIHREAPAFVEQATEQQILVTGIKVVDLLAPYQRGGKIGLFGGAGVGKTVLIMELINNVAKAHGGFSVFAGVGERTREGNDLYREMIESGVIKLGDKQSESKCALVYGQMNEPPGARARVGLTGLTVAEHFRDAEGQDVLLFIDNIFRFTQANSEVSALLGRIPSAVGYQPTLATDLGGLQERITTTKKGSITSVQAIYVPADDLTDPAPATTFAHLDATTVLSRQISELGIYPAVDPLDSTSRMLSPHVLGEDHYNTARGVQKVLQNYKNLQDIIAILGMDELSEDDKLTVARARKIQRFLSQPFHVAEVFTGAPGKYVELKESVKSFQGVLDGKYDDLPEQSFYMVGGIEEVIAKAEKIAKESAS; this is encoded by the exons atggcgacgCGCCGGGCcctctcctccatcctccgctcCGCCTCTCGCCTCCGCGCAGCCTCCCCGTCCCCGGTCCCGCGCGCGCCGCTCCACCACCGCCCGTCCCCCGCGGGCTTCCTCCTCAACCGCGCCGCCTCCtacgcctcctccgccgcggcccaggcggcgcccgccccgccgcccccgtccACTGGCAAGACAACCGGTGGCGGCAAGATCACCGATGAgttcaccggcgccggcgccatcgGCCAGGTGTGCCAGGTCATCGGTGCCGTCGTGGACGTTCGGTTCGACGAGGGTCTGCCCCCGATCCTGACGGCGCTCGAGGTGCTCGACAACAACATCCGCCTCGTGCTCGAGGTGGCTCAGCATCTCGGGGAGAACATGGTCCGCACCATCGCCATGGACGGGACTGAGGGGCTCGTCCGCGGCCAGCGTGTGCTCAACACCGGCTCTCCCATCACT GTCCCTGTTGGTAGGGCAACACTTGGACGCATTATGAATGTTATTGGCGAGCCTATTGATGAGAAGGGAGATATAA CGACGAACCACTTCCTCCCTATCCATCGTGAAGCCCCAGCTTTCGTTGAGCAAGCTACAGAGCAGCAAATTCTTGTTACTGGAATCAAG GTTGTGGATCTCCTTGCACCCTACCAAAGAGGAGGTAAAATCGGTCTCTTTGGTGGTGCAGGGGTGGGCAAAACTGTCCTTATCATGGAGCTCATTAACAACGTTGCCAAGGCCCATG GTGGTTTCTCTGTCTTCGCTGGTGTTGGAGAACGTACTCGTGAGGGTAATGACTTGTACAGGGAAATGATTGAGAGTGGTGTCATTAAGCTTGGTGACAAGCAG AGTGAGAGCAAGTGCGCTCTTGTCTACGGGCAAATGAATGAGCCCCCTGGTGCTCGTGCTCGTGTTGGACTGACTGGTTTGACTGTTGCCGAGCATTTCCGTGATGCTGAAGGACAGGATGTGCTTCTCTTCATTGATAACATTTTCCGTTTCACCCAG GCGAACTCTGAGGTGTCTGCTCTGCTGGGTCGTATTCCATCTGCTGTGGGATACCAACCCACCCTTGCCACGGATCTTGGAGGACTGCAGGAGCGGATTACCACCACAAAGAAGGGTTCTATTACATCTGTTCAAGCTATTTATGTTCCTGCTGATGACTTGACAGATCCTGCCCCTGCAACCACCTTCGCCCATCTTGATGCCACTACCGTGTTGTCACGTCAG ATTTCTGAGCTTGGTATTTACCCTGCTGTCGACCCTCTGGACTCCACATCCAGAATGTTGTCCCCCCACGTGCTGGGTGAGGACCACTACAACACTGCTCGTGGTGTTCAGAAGGTTCTTCAGAATTACAAGAACCTCCAAGATATTATTGCCATTTTGGGAATGGATGAGCTCAGTGAAGATGACAAGTTGACGGTCGCTCGTGCTAGGAAGATTCAGCGGTTCCTTAGCCAGCCTTTCCATGTTGCTGAAGTTTTCACGGGTGCACCTGGAAAGTATGTTGAGCTGAAGGAGAGTGTTAAAAGTTTCCAG